A genome region from Pseudomonadota bacterium includes the following:
- a CDS encoding pyridoxal phosphate-dependent aminotransferase has translation MKITERAEKIAPFYVMELLEKAKAMEARGEDIIHMEVGEPDFATPPSIKEEAIRAIRDNRTFYTHSLGLPELREKIAEYYERIEHVRVSPERVLITNGTSGAFLLLFTTLLEKGRILAVSDPGYPCYRNFGTLVDAEILSLPVSESTRFEITVECLGSTDVTPQLLIISNPSNPTGVVYREETIYELYKFISSKGSQLIVDEIYSGLTYGRKAKTSLSISEDVIVVNGFSKAYAMTGWRLGWMVVPPALVRPIQKIAQNVFISPPSISQYAAMYAFDEADELEKMRKTYEERRDFMLPQLKGLGFSIPVDPEGAFYIYAGIDKWGLDSMEFVEKALREARVALTPGYDFGSYKAGSHVRFSYANNMNRLKAGCERLEKWLRIL, from the coding sequence ATGAAGATAACAGAGAGAGCAGAGAAGATCGCACCCTTCTATGTAATGGAACTTCTTGAAAAGGCGAAAGCGATGGAGGCGAGGGGCGAAGATATTATACATATGGAGGTGGGTGAACCCGACTTTGCAACCCCCCCATCCATAAAGGAAGAGGCAATAAGGGCGATAAGGGATAACCGTACATTCTATACACATAGCCTTGGGCTCCCTGAGCTAAGAGAAAAAATCGCTGAATATTATGAAAGGATAGAGCATGTAAGGGTTTCACCGGAAAGGGTTCTGATAACAAACGGAACATCAGGTGCATTCTTACTTTTATTCACCACCCTTCTTGAAAAAGGGAGGATTCTTGCTGTTTCCGACCCCGGCTACCCCTGCTACAGGAATTTTGGTACCCTCGTTGACGCTGAAATTCTTTCCCTTCCAGTATCAGAAAGTACGAGGTTTGAAATTACGGTGGAGTGTTTAGGAAGCACAGATGTAACCCCCCAATTGCTTATTATCTCCAATCCATCAAATCCAACTGGGGTTGTTTACAGAGAAGAAACCATATATGAACTGTATAAATTTATTTCTTCTAAGGGAAGTCAACTTATAGTGGACGAGATATATTCAGGACTCACATATGGAAGAAAAGCAAAGACCTCGCTCTCCATTTCAGAGGATGTAATAGTGGTAAATGGATTTTCGAAGGCCTATGCCATGACAGGGTGGAGACTGGGGTGGATGGTTGTCCCGCCAGCACTTGTGAGGCCCATACAGAAAATAGCCCAGAATGTCTTTATATCCCCTCCTTCTATATCCCAGTATGCTGCCATGTATGCCTTTGACGAAGCGGATGAACTTGAGAAGATGAGAAAGACCTATGAGGAGAGAAGGGACTTTATGCTTCCTCAATTAAAAGGACTTGGTTTTAGCATACCCGTGGATCCGGAGGGCGCCTTTTATATCTATGCAGGCATAGATAAGTGGGGGCTTGACAGCATGGAATTTGTGGAGAAGGCGCTAAGAGAGGCAAGGGTTGCCCTTACCCCGGGTTATGACTTCGGTTCTTACAAGGCGGGTTCCCATGTACGCTTTTCCTATGCAAACAACATGAACAGGCTGAAGGCAGGGTGTGAGAGACTCGAAAAATGGCTAAGAATCCTGTAA